The proteins below come from a single Gordonia sp. X0973 genomic window:
- a CDS encoding GntR family transcriptional regulator, with protein sequence MNNAGLRRTQLTDEVAGDLRTRILTGEIRPGAFIRLDDVANELGCSVTPVREALVTLRGEGLVRSAPHRGFIVEEISRHDIVDIFWMQSQLSARLAVHAARNASIDLGALTTIVDEFEEAVDRGDAEVVLDREYQFHRAIHLAANSRKLAWFLVAATKYTPYSLYVEDKEWGRQAVVSHRRLIGHLANGDAEAISAEIHNRFIDARERLIRELELRGFWDGSAADAEGVQARASAR encoded by the coding sequence GTGAACAACGCAGGCTTGCGCAGGACACAACTGACCGATGAGGTCGCCGGTGACTTGAGGACGCGCATCCTTACCGGCGAGATCCGCCCGGGAGCGTTCATCCGGCTCGACGACGTCGCCAACGAACTCGGTTGCAGCGTCACGCCGGTCCGGGAGGCCCTGGTCACCCTTCGCGGCGAGGGGCTGGTCCGCTCGGCGCCCCATCGCGGGTTCATCGTCGAGGAGATTTCCCGGCACGACATCGTCGACATCTTCTGGATGCAATCGCAACTCTCCGCGCGCCTGGCGGTGCACGCCGCGCGGAACGCGAGCATCGACCTCGGCGCGCTCACGACGATCGTGGACGAGTTCGAGGAGGCGGTCGACCGCGGCGATGCGGAGGTGGTCCTCGACCGCGAATACCAATTCCACCGGGCGATCCACCTGGCGGCGAACAGCAGGAAATTGGCCTGGTTCCTCGTGGCGGCCACCAAGTACACGCCCTACTCGCTCTACGTCGAGGACAAGGAGTGGGGAAGGCAGGCGGTGGTCAGCCATCGTCGTCTCATCGGACACCTGGCCAACGGCGATGCCGAGGCGATCAGCGCCGAGATCCACAACCGGTTCATCGACGCCCGCGAGCGGCTGATCCGGGAACTCGAACTCCGCGGGTTCTGGGACGGTTCCGCGGCCGACGCCGAAGGGGTCCAGGCACGGGCTTCGGCGCGGTAG
- a CDS encoding oxygenase MpaB family protein: MGMAEHALKYTPDIDHTTPELRTQDTRIEITTRKRRVTSLRKPAQISEAIDFWSLAGAAANVVMQLGWPEVAYGVMESKVESGALMKHPWKRARTTSQYLAVAVLGTDEEKEAFREAVNSAHRHVKSDAQSPVKYNAFNRELQMWVAACLFIGVEDSHQLLHGVMDEADAEEFYQSAKTLGTTLQVPDDMWPATRKDFDHYWNVACQRVVIDDTTCDFMNDLVDLKMINPLIRLPFVNLLRFLTIGFLPPLFHRQLGLEWTEDDRRRFQHLFTFVSIVNKFLPKVIRQGGTRILMKDLQYRMRHHKDMI, encoded by the coding sequence ATGGGAATGGCCGAGCACGCGTTGAAGTACACGCCCGACATCGACCACACGACACCCGAGCTGCGCACGCAGGACACCAGGATCGAGATCACGACGCGCAAGCGCCGCGTCACGAGTCTGCGCAAACCCGCGCAGATCTCCGAGGCGATCGACTTCTGGTCGCTGGCCGGGGCCGCCGCCAACGTCGTCATGCAACTCGGCTGGCCGGAGGTCGCCTACGGGGTGATGGAGAGCAAGGTCGAGTCCGGGGCCCTCATGAAGCACCCGTGGAAGCGGGCGCGCACCACCTCGCAGTACCTCGCTGTCGCGGTGCTGGGCACCGACGAGGAGAAGGAGGCGTTCCGCGAGGCCGTCAACTCCGCGCACCGCCACGTCAAGTCCGATGCGCAGAGCCCGGTGAAGTACAACGCCTTCAACCGCGAACTCCAGATGTGGGTCGCGGCCTGCCTGTTCATCGGCGTCGAGGACTCCCACCAGCTCCTGCACGGCGTCATGGACGAGGCCGACGCGGAGGAGTTCTACCAATCGGCCAAGACACTCGGCACGACCCTGCAAGTACCCGACGACATGTGGCCGGCGACGCGCAAAGACTTCGACCACTACTGGAACGTCGCCTGCCAGCGCGTCGTCATCGACGACACCACCTGCGACTTCATGAACGACCTGGTCGACTTGAAGATGATCAACCCGCTGATCCGGCTGCCGTTCGTCAACCTGCTCCGGTTCCTGACGATCGGGTTCCTGCCCCCGTTGTTCCACCGGCAGCTGGGACTGGAGTGGACCGAGGACGACCGGCGTCGATTCCAGCACCTCTTCACCTTCGTCTCGATCGTCAACAAGTTCCTGCCGAAGGTCATCCGACAGGGCGGAACCCGGATCCTCATGAAGGATCTGCAATACCGGATGAGGCATCACAAGGACATGATCTGA
- a CDS encoding MlaD family protein produces MRDRLPTGSLQFVIFLIVSAIVIPFGINFIAGPEGFGSKVRLHASMDNAFGLTAGTGVTLRGVDVGTVESTSLDPDGHGARIDLVLRGNTRVPADSYLQVTMASMAGIQSVDIVPNTDSGPYLHSGDAISAPADKQPIQMDAIIAEAARVLETFRGGSVATIGTELYQAFGANGDSLATLVANGSALARVVAKNAPLLRGLLSDWLDVLGAMGATIESFESGMRSAASFAGQLNANQPVFVYLLDHSPKALQHAQRLFDKYRGTFGSVLANLVAVEPIISDRSASLRTGLQTIPQGLIDLRSIVKGDRADFALIGTQGPVCLFYDQPRRTVGDLSPSVPNLARYCPPGDGYGQRGAVNAPRPNDLGTRDWRSPGAPSGPPTVTDPVLVPNGAELLQMWKELLERTRNGK; encoded by the coding sequence ATGAGAGACAGACTCCCCACCGGCTCACTGCAATTCGTGATCTTCCTGATCGTCTCGGCGATCGTGATCCCGTTCGGCATCAACTTCATCGCCGGGCCGGAGGGATTCGGCTCCAAAGTGCGGCTGCACGCGAGCATGGACAACGCCTTCGGTCTCACCGCCGGCACGGGGGTGACGCTGCGCGGCGTCGACGTCGGCACCGTCGAATCCACGTCACTGGATCCCGACGGCCACGGTGCCCGGATCGATCTGGTCCTGCGCGGCAACACCCGGGTGCCCGCCGACTCGTATCTCCAGGTGACGATGGCGTCGATGGCCGGCATCCAGAGCGTCGACATCGTCCCCAATACCGATTCCGGTCCCTATCTGCACAGCGGCGATGCCATTTCGGCACCGGCGGACAAACAGCCCATCCAGATGGACGCGATCATCGCGGAGGCGGCCAGGGTGCTCGAGACCTTCCGCGGTGGATCGGTGGCCACGATCGGCACGGAGCTGTACCAGGCGTTCGGCGCGAACGGCGATTCGTTGGCGACCCTCGTCGCCAACGGCTCGGCGCTGGCCCGCGTCGTCGCCAAGAACGCGCCGCTGCTGCGCGGCCTGCTCTCCGACTGGCTCGACGTGCTGGGTGCGATGGGGGCCACCATCGAGAGTTTCGAGAGCGGAATGCGCTCGGCCGCGTCCTTCGCCGGCCAGCTCAATGCGAATCAGCCGGTCTTCGTGTACCTGCTCGACCATTCGCCCAAGGCGCTGCAACACGCGCAGCGCCTGTTCGACAAGTACCGCGGCACCTTCGGCTCGGTGTTGGCGAACCTCGTGGCGGTGGAACCGATCATCAGCGACCGGTCGGCCTCGTTGCGCACCGGCCTGCAGACCATTCCCCAAGGACTCATCGACCTGCGCTCGATCGTCAAGGGGGACCGCGCCGACTTCGCGCTCATCGGCACGCAGGGCCCGGTCTGCCTGTTCTACGACCAGCCGCGTCGGACCGTCGGCGACCTGAGTCCGTCGGTGCCGAACCTGGCTCGCTACTGCCCGCCGGGAGACGGATACGGCCAGCGCGGCGCGGTCAACGCGCCACGCCCCAACGATCTCGGCACACGTGATTGGCGTTCGCCCGGCGCACCGTCCGGCCCGCCGACGGTCACCGATCCGGTGCTCGTCCCCAACGGCGCCGAACTCCTCCAGATGTGGAAAGAACTGCTCGAAAGGACCCGAAATGGCAAATGA
- a CDS encoding MCE family protein: protein MRNTFDVTADMVTADGVVNGADVVNGQQVVGSVTDVSLVNGQARVTMSLKKAVDLPENVTAAVEVPTALGTPFVRLQAPSSPHGRLVAGSRVPADHTSVGPQVEGTLAAMGNVLTGSGMRQLQSVMASLNTAFATRSDRVGELIDTLNRLLTRSSRYTSDFNRAMRVAADATDLMVARQRQIEAFLDETPRAVTVLAAQRDRIAALMGQTTSLAVNLDAVTKGRQQRLDELVPDAAALVDSLAAFNSGVGQTLANMNSFMRNFSRAIRGDYLVFDGALDIPGGIDKIITGGILGSGQPLPTPGELGDVLSGGLWGDHQAHRSPRRQAHRSPRERGPR, encoded by the coding sequence GTGCGGAACACCTTCGACGTCACCGCCGACATGGTCACCGCCGACGGGGTGGTCAACGGTGCCGACGTCGTCAACGGGCAACAGGTGGTCGGCAGCGTCACCGATGTATCGCTGGTCAACGGTCAGGCGCGGGTGACCATGTCGCTGAAGAAGGCGGTCGACCTGCCGGAGAACGTGACCGCTGCCGTCGAGGTGCCGACCGCGCTGGGCACGCCGTTCGTCCGTCTGCAGGCCCCGTCGTCGCCCCACGGGCGGCTGGTGGCGGGCAGCCGGGTCCCCGCCGACCACACCTCGGTGGGGCCGCAGGTCGAGGGCACGCTCGCGGCGATGGGCAACGTGCTCACCGGGAGCGGGATGCGCCAACTGCAGTCGGTGATGGCCAGCCTGAACACGGCGTTCGCGACTCGATCCGATCGCGTCGGCGAGCTGATCGACACGCTCAACCGATTGCTGACCCGTTCCTCGCGGTACACCTCGGACTTCAACCGGGCGATGCGCGTCGCCGCCGACGCGACGGACCTGATGGTGGCCAGGCAACGGCAGATCGAGGCATTCCTCGACGAGACGCCGCGCGCGGTCACCGTCCTCGCCGCCCAACGCGACCGGATCGCGGCGTTGATGGGGCAGACGACCAGCCTGGCCGTCAACCTCGACGCCGTCACGAAGGGACGCCAGCAGCGGCTCGACGAGTTGGTGCCCGACGCGGCCGCCCTCGTCGACTCCCTGGCGGCGTTCAACTCGGGCGTCGGCCAGACCTTGGCGAATATGAACTCGTTCATGCGGAACTTCTCTCGAGCCATCCGCGGCGACTACCTGGTGTTCGACGGCGCGCTCGACATCCCGGGCGGGATCGACAAGATCATCACCGGGGGAATCCTCGGGTCCGGGCAACCACTGCCGACACCGGGCGAACTCGGGGACGTGCTGAGCGGCGGGTTATGGGGGGACCACCAGGCCCACCGGTCGCCGCGCCGCCAGGCCCATCGTTCGCCGCGAGAGCGGGGTCCGCGATGA
- a CDS encoding MCE family protein, whose product MTFRQVREVRVRKRYGGRVLTALVLVAALVYSGWYFVLRNPQIRTIGADFAFVNGLYEGSKVTILGVPVGRVEKLEPRGDYVHVVMTLPSSIDLPADVRANVLNPSVISDRHLDLAPAYTTGPKFGDGDTIPRGRTKAPISFDQLMGSLGTLTAILGPGDGPGATDVGALLNRTAQSWQGRGTEFNQALTEMSAASGVFGARADDIGALIESLDRLMATFRAKQVSLDGLIRSMGDLSTQWQAANQDVATPIKDLRVVFDQINAFVTTHGNDVGVVASNLDELGRVLTANRAGFAEFMDLAPLMMQNLSSTVGPDRRGRIRLNVSTTLTQFKTLKPLCDRFPMPICIGAGLTNPIGFPISSSDPFGIVSAITGGQLPNRPEGPR is encoded by the coding sequence ATGACATTTCGCCAAGTCCGCGAAGTCCGGGTCCGCAAGCGCTACGGCGGCCGCGTGTTGACGGCGTTGGTGTTGGTCGCCGCGTTGGTCTACAGCGGCTGGTATTTCGTGCTGCGCAACCCGCAGATCCGCACCATCGGCGCCGACTTCGCCTTCGTCAACGGGCTCTACGAGGGATCGAAGGTGACCATCCTCGGCGTGCCGGTCGGCCGGGTGGAGAAGCTCGAGCCGCGCGGCGACTACGTCCACGTCGTGATGACCCTGCCGTCGAGCATCGACCTGCCGGCCGACGTGCGCGCCAACGTGCTCAACCCCTCGGTCATCAGCGACCGGCACCTGGACCTGGCCCCGGCCTACACGACCGGCCCCAAGTTCGGCGACGGTGACACGATCCCCCGGGGCCGCACCAAGGCGCCGATCAGCTTCGACCAGTTGATGGGCAGTCTCGGAACGCTCACCGCCATCCTCGGCCCGGGCGACGGCCCCGGCGCCACCGACGTCGGCGCGCTGCTGAATCGGACGGCGCAGTCGTGGCAGGGGCGGGGCACCGAGTTCAACCAGGCGCTCACCGAGATGTCCGCGGCCAGCGGCGTCTTCGGTGCCCGTGCCGACGACATCGGCGCACTCATCGAAAGCCTCGACCGACTGATGGCGACGTTCCGGGCCAAGCAGGTCTCACTCGACGGACTCATCCGGTCGATGGGGGATCTCTCCACCCAGTGGCAGGCCGCCAATCAGGACGTCGCGACGCCGATCAAGGACTTGCGGGTGGTGTTCGACCAGATCAACGCCTTCGTCACGACCCACGGCAACGACGTCGGCGTCGTCGCGAGCAACCTCGACGAACTCGGCCGGGTCCTGACGGCCAACCGCGCCGGATTCGCCGAGTTCATGGACCTCGCACCGCTCATGATGCAGAACCTGTCCAGCACGGTCGGGCCCGACCGCCGTGGCCGGATCAGGCTGAACGTCTCGACCACGCTGACGCAGTTCAAGACCCTCAAGCCGCTGTGCGACCGGTTCCCGATGCCGATATGCATCGGCGCCGGTCTGACCAATCCGATCGGGTTCCCCATCTCCAGCTCCGATCCCTTCGGCATCGTCTCGGCGATCACCGGCGGACAGCTGCCCAACCGGCCGGAGGGACCGCGGTGA
- a CDS encoding MlaD family protein: MLLVRLIDVFVGVLEFVFKSDKRAQGASPAVLGTAGIITLVVLMALAAGVPQWSYHSRTQPFAAELGNAAGLTTADPVLVAGVPAGRIEAVRLAGDRVRVEFRLDRRQPLGDQTRATVRLRTVLGKRYFEVTPGGRGSIGPDNTIPLSRTDSPYTLDDISADSVRSATEVNPQVVRSMLTTMTNMVPDSDDLSAALAGAGGAAVAISGTGEQLGQLLAMAKRLAGASAEQSESIATALSNTQAIVQMLVVRRHVLTRLADNLRLVLAKMATTFPQIPMGQLTTNIVAVTNTLTGNAARIDEILKRLPPAMRTITDATGNGNWADVVSPSAVIPDGLLCVLGTMQGCS; encoded by the coding sequence ATGCTGCTGGTCCGACTCATCGACGTCTTCGTCGGCGTCCTGGAATTCGTCTTCAAATCCGACAAGCGCGCCCAGGGTGCCTCACCCGCGGTACTCGGCACGGCCGGGATCATCACGCTGGTGGTCCTGATGGCTCTCGCGGCCGGCGTCCCGCAGTGGAGTTACCACTCCCGGACCCAGCCGTTCGCCGCGGAACTGGGGAACGCCGCGGGCCTGACCACCGCCGACCCCGTCCTCGTCGCCGGGGTGCCGGCCGGCCGGATCGAGGCGGTGCGCCTGGCCGGCGACCGTGTGCGCGTCGAATTCCGCCTCGACCGCCGCCAGCCGCTCGGCGACCAGACACGCGCGACGGTGCGCCTGCGGACCGTCCTCGGCAAGCGCTACTTCGAGGTCACCCCGGGCGGGCGCGGGTCCATCGGCCCGGACAACACGATCCCGCTCTCGCGGACCGATTCCCCGTACACGCTCGACGACATCTCGGCCGATTCGGTGCGCTCGGCCACCGAGGTCAACCCACAGGTGGTCCGGTCGATGCTCACGACCATGACGAATATGGTCCCCGACTCCGACGACCTGTCGGCGGCCCTGGCCGGCGCCGGCGGTGCGGCCGTCGCGATCTCGGGCACCGGCGAACAGCTGGGCCAACTCCTAGCGATGGCGAAACGACTGGCCGGGGCGAGCGCCGAGCAGTCGGAGTCGATCGCCACAGCGCTGTCCAACACGCAGGCGATCGTGCAGATGCTGGTGGTGCGACGGCACGTCCTGACCCGGCTGGCCGACAACCTCCGCCTGGTGCTGGCCAAAATGGCCACGACGTTCCCGCAGATCCCGATGGGGCAGTTGACGACGAACATCGTGGCGGTGACCAACACGTTGACGGGCAATGCGGCCCGGATCGACGAGATCCTCAAGCGGCTGCCCCCGGCGATGCGGACCATCACCGACGCGACGGGCAACGGCAACTGGGCCGACGTCGTCTCGCCGTCGGCGGTCATCCCCGACGGTCTGCTGTGCGTGCTCGGAACGATGCAGGGGTGTAGCTGA
- a CDS encoding MlaD family protein, with translation MTRLSVMTVIKAAVFLVVGIVAFSLMSNTLRTPVRGASSDYLLNFDDAEGLVEGNPVKMSGVRIGRVSAVELLPQEDGTSLARVRVAIERAHPVPEHVHAAVRYADMLGARYIALSDAGATAPARHGNEIPLAATTGPVNLTALMNGFEPLFSALDPKQVNELAQGFVDTFAGRTKSVHLLLRQIAAMGENLAGNGAVFARLVANLSTLMSAADARNAQLTELFAGLGQLTSAIVGGDGQLTALLDSGDRAVASLAQMMTTAGDSFSRSLTGLQGVTKAWIPNTPAFETFLERFPVMADRINHSGRYGGFMMLYLCNFTLKAWNLEANIFGPLHSPVCR, from the coding sequence ATGACTCGGCTGTCGGTGATGACGGTCATCAAGGCGGCGGTGTTCCTCGTCGTCGGGATCGTCGCCTTTTCCCTGATGAGCAATACGCTGCGCACCCCGGTCCGCGGTGCCTCGTCGGACTATCTGCTGAACTTCGACGACGCCGAAGGGCTGGTGGAGGGCAACCCGGTCAAGATGTCCGGGGTGCGGATAGGGCGGGTATCGGCGGTCGAGTTGCTCCCGCAGGAAGACGGGACGTCGCTGGCGCGTGTGCGGGTCGCCATCGAGCGGGCGCATCCGGTGCCGGAGCACGTCCACGCCGCAGTCCGCTACGCCGACATGCTCGGCGCCAGGTATATCGCGCTTTCCGATGCGGGTGCGACGGCGCCCGCCCGGCACGGCAACGAAATCCCACTCGCGGCGACGACCGGGCCGGTCAACCTGACCGCACTGATGAACGGGTTCGAGCCGCTGTTCTCCGCACTCGACCCGAAGCAGGTGAACGAACTCGCCCAGGGGTTCGTCGACACCTTCGCGGGCCGCACGAAGTCTGTTCACCTGCTGCTGCGGCAGATCGCGGCGATGGGGGAGAACCTCGCGGGCAACGGGGCCGTCTTCGCGCGGCTCGTCGCGAACCTGAGCACCCTCATGTCGGCCGCCGATGCGCGCAACGCCCAGTTGACCGAGTTGTTCGCGGGTTTGGGGCAGCTCACGTCGGCCATCGTCGGGGGCGACGGCCAGCTGACCGCCCTGCTGGATTCCGGTGACCGGGCGGTGGCCTCGCTGGCGCAGATGATGACGACGGCGGGGGATTCCTTCAGCCGCTCGCTGACCGGGCTGCAGGGTGTGACGAAGGCGTGGATCCCGAACACGCCCGCGTTCGAGACCTTCCTCGAGCGATTCCCCGTCATGGCCGACCGGATCAACCACAGCGGCCGCTACGGCGGGTTCATGATGCTGTACCTCTGCAACTTCACCCTCAAGGCATGGAACCTCGAAGCGAATATCTTCGGGCCGTTGCATTCGCCGGTGTGCAGGTAG